In Burkholderiales bacterium, the following proteins share a genomic window:
- the rpsF gene encoding 30S ribosomal protein S6, giving the protein MRHYEIVFIVHPDQSEQVPAMVERYRQMVTGRKGNIHRLEDWGRRQLAYPIEKVHKAHYVLMNIECDNETLTELEHAFKFNDAVLRHLTVVMTEAVTTPSAMMKEEKSRSMPTTSEDKGAARESAAPAAPAAAPAAAQQPAQA; this is encoded by the coding sequence ATGCGACATTACGAAATCGTTTTCATCGTCCACCCGGACCAGAGCGAGCAGGTTCCGGCGATGGTCGAGCGCTATCGCCAGATGGTCACCGGCCGCAAAGGCAACATCCATCGCCTCGAAGACTGGGGCCGCCGGCAGCTCGCCTACCCGATCGAGAAGGTCCACAAGGCGCACTACGTTCTCATGAACATCGAGTGCGACAACGAGACCCTGACCGAGCTCGAGCACGCCTTCAAGTTCAACGACGCGGTCCTGCGCCATCTCACCGTCGTCATGACCGAGGCCGTCACCACGCCTTCGGCGATGATGAAGGAAGAGAAGTCGCGCTCCATGCCGACGACCTCGGAAGACAAGGGCGCGGCACGCGAGAGCGCGGCCCCCGCGGCCCCCGCGGCTGCTCCGGCAGCAGCGCAGCAGCCCGCGCAGGCGTAA
- the priB gene encoding primosomal replication protein N — protein sequence MDNAVTLAGTLAHVEPLRHTPAGLPLLQFTLAHKSMQIEAGFKRQVECEMNCVALGELANELAKMSAGTGVSVTGFLNRKNRMSAQLILHATRTELL from the coding sequence ATGGACAACGCGGTCACGCTCGCGGGCACGCTCGCCCACGTCGAACCGCTGCGCCATACGCCCGCCGGACTGCCGCTGCTGCAATTCACGCTCGCCCACAAGTCGATGCAGATCGAAGCCGGTTTCAAACGGCAGGTGGAATGCGAGATGAACTGCGTGGCGCTCGGCGAGCTCGCGAACGAGCTCGCGAAAATGAGCGCCGGCACCGGGGTCAGCGTTACCGGATTCCTGAACCGCAAGAACCGCATGAGCGCGCAGCTCATACTGCACGCAACCAGAACCGAATTATTGTAA
- the rpsR gene encoding 30S ribosomal protein S18: MAMMSRAARARAKAKAKLKGKGRDKRGGALFRRRKFCRFTAENIKQVDYKDIGILKDFINENGKIIPARITGTKARYQRQLGVAIKRARFLALLPYTDTH; encoded by the coding sequence ATGGCGATGATGAGTCGAGCCGCCCGCGCGAGGGCGAAGGCGAAAGCGAAGCTGAAGGGCAAGGGCCGCGACAAGCGCGGCGGCGCGCTGTTCCGCCGCCGCAAGTTCTGCCGCTTCACCGCGGAGAACATCAAGCAGGTCGATTACAAGGACATCGGGATCCTCAAGGATTTCATCAACGAGAACGGCAAGATCATCCCGGCGCGCATCACCGGCACCAAGGCGCGCTACCAGCGACAGCTCGGGGTGGCGATCAAGCGCGCGCGCTTCCTCGCGCTGCTGCCGTACACCGATACGCACTAA
- the rplI gene encoding 50S ribosomal protein L9, whose protein sequence is MQIILLEKVVNLGGLGDVVKVRDGYARNFLIPQGKAKRATKDNLAEFEQRRAELEKAQALLLADAQGKAEKLEGLAVQITQKAGVDGKLFGSVTNADVAEALKAQGFEVQKSAVRMPQGPLKNIGEHPLKVALHTDVVVTVNVTVVPEQA, encoded by the coding sequence ATGCAGATCATTTTGCTGGAAAAAGTCGTCAATCTCGGCGGCCTCGGTGACGTCGTCAAAGTGCGCGACGGCTACGCGCGCAACTTCCTGATCCCGCAAGGAAAGGCGAAGCGCGCCACGAAGGACAACCTCGCCGAGTTCGAGCAGCGCCGTGCCGAGCTGGAGAAAGCGCAGGCTTTGCTGCTCGCCGACGCGCAGGGCAAGGCCGAGAAGCTCGAAGGCCTCGCGGTGCAGATCACGCAGAAAGCCGGCGTCGACGGCAAGCTCTTCGGCTCGGTCACCAACGCCGACGTCGCGGAAGCGCTGAAGGCGCAGGGCTTCGAGGTGCAGAAGTCCGCGGTGCGCATGCCGCAGGGGCCGCTGAAGAACATCGGCGAGCATCCGCTGAAGGTCGCGCTGCACACCGACGTCGTCGTCACGGTGAACGTGACCGTCGTGCCGGAGCAGGCGTAA
- the dnaB gene encoding replicative DNA helicase — translation MAQAVTSIVRDAQLDAARIPPQSIEAEQSVLGGLLLDNSAWDRIADVVGEADFYRSDHRAIFNHIARLIEENKPADALTVAESLELGGKLAEVGGQAYIGTLAINTPSAANIRRYAEIVRERSIMRNLASIGTEIADSAYSPLGRDASVLIDEAEAKIFRIAEVRSKAHQGFIKIDPILTETVERIDMLYSRENKQDVIGVPTGFVDLDRMTSGLQAGELIIVAGRPSMGKTTIVMNMAEHVALFEKKAVAVFSMEMSGPQLAMRMIGSVGRVDQHELRTGTFKEDDWTKLVDAVGKLNESQMYIDDTAGLNVLEVRSRARRLHRQCGGLSMIIIDYLQLMSGTSNTAGENRATEIAEISRSLKSLAKELKVPVIALSQLNRSVDARQDKRPMMSDLRESGAIEQDADVIMFIYRDEVYNPSPEAKGLAELIIAKQRNGPVGKIDLTFLGKFTRFENAVQRDRF, via the coding sequence ATGGCACAGGCTGTTACTTCGATCGTTCGTGATGCCCAACTGGATGCGGCTCGTATACCGCCGCAGTCGATCGAAGCCGAGCAGTCGGTGCTCGGAGGGCTGCTGCTCGACAACAGCGCGTGGGATCGCATCGCCGACGTCGTCGGCGAGGCCGATTTCTACCGCAGCGACCATCGTGCGATCTTCAATCACATCGCCCGGCTCATCGAAGAGAACAAACCGGCCGATGCGCTCACCGTCGCGGAGAGCCTGGAGCTCGGCGGCAAGCTCGCCGAAGTGGGCGGCCAGGCCTATATCGGCACGCTCGCGATCAATACCCCGAGCGCGGCGAACATCCGCCGCTACGCCGAGATCGTCCGCGAGCGTTCCATCATGCGCAATCTCGCCTCGATCGGCACCGAGATCGCCGACTCCGCCTATTCGCCCCTCGGGCGCGACGCGAGCGTGCTCATCGACGAGGCCGAGGCGAAGATCTTCAGGATCGCCGAGGTCCGCAGCAAGGCGCACCAGGGTTTCATCAAGATCGACCCGATCCTGACCGAGACCGTAGAGCGCATCGACATGCTCTACAGCCGCGAGAACAAGCAGGACGTGATCGGGGTGCCGACCGGCTTCGTCGACCTCGACCGCATGACGTCGGGACTGCAGGCGGGCGAGCTCATCATCGTTGCGGGCCGCCCGTCGATGGGCAAGACCACGATCGTCATGAACATGGCCGAGCACGTCGCGCTGTTCGAGAAGAAAGCCGTCGCGGTGTTCAGCATGGAGATGTCGGGGCCGCAGCTCGCGATGCGCATGATCGGCTCGGTCGGCCGCGTCGACCAGCACGAGCTTCGCACCGGCACCTTCAAGGAAGACGACTGGACCAAGCTCGTCGACGCGGTCGGCAAGCTCAACGAATCGCAGATGTACATCGACGACACCGCGGGCCTGAACGTGCTCGAGGTGAGATCGCGCGCGCGGCGCCTGCACCGTCAGTGCGGCGGTCTCTCGATGATCATCATCGATTACCTGCAGCTCATGTCGGGCACGAGCAATACCGCGGGCGAGAACCGCGCGACCGAGATCGCGGAGATCTCGCGCTCGCTGAAGAGCCTCGCGAAAGAGCTCAAGGTGCCGGTGATCGCGCTGTCGCAGCTCAACCGCAGCGTCGACGCGCGTCAGGACAAGCGTCCGATGATGTCGGACCTGCGCGAATCGGGCGCCATCGAGCAGGACGCCGACGTCATCATGTTCATCTACCGCGACGAGGTGTACAACCCGTCGCCCGAGGCGAAAGGCCTCGCCGAGCTCATCATCGCCAAGCAGCGTAACGGCCCGGTCGGCAAGATCGATCTCACCTTCCTCGGCAAGTTCACGCGTTTCGAGAACGCGGTCCAGCGCGACCGCTTCTGA
- a CDS encoding EAL domain-containing protein, with protein MSKHGRPVEGPVIEYRDDEARYRATFQQAAIGIVHTAPDGAILDVNPAFCLMLGYERGELLLRRLSSLRFRPEDADAPPQRLVARDAAAPSVREEYRGADGASVWLQRTVVVATDALGDPYLIHFAENVTARKRAEEEQRLKDLRFRRTLESALDCIVTTDADGRIVEFNPMAERVFLYAREQVLGRKLADVLVPPHLRRRHELSMRRLLGDGEESMLNRRIETIALRGDGATIPIELMMQRITDTDPPLFTGFLRDISERKASEARILRVNRLYRTLSHTSALIVRATDRATLLHGICRIAREHGFIAPWVGLLDERTGTLELAAHDEDEPLALPPVSIRADVPEGQGPRSSAMREARIVICDDIRGDPEFARGRSHYERYGTCSLAALPLMLSGRVIGIFNLESSVPGYFDEDMTQLLREMVSELSYALERLELEGAHQRALEALQESEERFRQLAENIPQIFWLTDPTLEHALYVSPASEILTGRTGETAQQRYDAWIAAIHVDDRERVLQARRDAAALGSYDVEYRIVDPGGASRWVSDRAFPIRGANGEVVRIAGIASDITESRQAQERLAHLAHYDQLTNLPNRGVFYERLTHGLAQAARHQWTVGVMFIDLDRFKTVNDTMGHSIGDALLRQIAARLTDCVRGEDTVSRLSGDEFAIVLARLADAGDAGLVAEKVLQRLRQPFEINGTEVVVSASIGITLFPGDAGNADVLMRNADVAMYNAKSRGRDNYQFYTAELNARALARMQLEARLRGALERDEFVLHFQPKLRLESGRVCGFEALLRWAPLGERLVSPAEFIPVLEETGLISAVGEWVVGAACRQIRAWRAAGLTPVPVAINLSARQLRRRGFADLVARVLAEHGIEASLLEVEITESSLMENPEEAHVVLEQLKALGTTLAIDDFGTGYSSLAYLKRFPFDTLKIDRSFVRDIPGDPDDAMIARTIIALAHSLSLEVVAEGVETEEQLGFLLAHRCDNAQGFLFAPALAGEATTALLARDEPMYQRTARVAVGQAPCVLVLDDSIDDLILVQQLLQRDGYQVLIATTVKDALDVLASHNVVVVISDHHMPGTTGVEFFSRVKRSHADVVRIMLSGVDDPQTMAAAINEGAVHKYFVKGRDEALLREAIRRVVRRSQPASGDAAEPGDTI; from the coding sequence ATGAGTAAACACGGCCGCCCCGTCGAGGGTCCGGTCATCGAATATCGCGACGACGAAGCCCGCTATCGGGCCACCTTCCAGCAAGCAGCGATCGGTATCGTTCACACCGCCCCCGACGGCGCAATCCTCGACGTCAATCCTGCCTTTTGCCTCATGCTCGGTTACGAGCGCGGGGAACTGCTCCTGCGAAGGCTCTCGTCCCTGCGCTTCAGGCCGGAGGACGCCGATGCGCCGCCGCAGCGCCTCGTCGCGCGCGATGCCGCGGCGCCTTCGGTGCGCGAGGAATATCGCGGCGCCGACGGCGCGAGCGTGTGGCTCCAGCGCACGGTCGTCGTGGCGACCGACGCGCTGGGCGATCCCTACCTCATCCATTTCGCAGAGAACGTCACCGCGCGAAAGCGCGCCGAGGAAGAGCAGCGCCTGAAGGACCTGCGCTTCCGGCGCACGCTCGAGTCCGCGCTCGATTGCATCGTCACCACCGACGCCGACGGGCGCATCGTCGAGTTCAATCCGATGGCCGAGCGCGTCTTCCTGTACGCGCGCGAACAGGTGCTGGGGCGCAAGCTCGCGGACGTGCTGGTGCCGCCGCACCTGAGGCGCCGGCACGAGCTGTCGATGCGCCGGCTCCTGGGCGACGGCGAGGAGTCGATGCTCAACCGCCGCATCGAAACCATCGCGCTGCGCGGCGACGGCGCGACGATACCGATCGAGCTCATGATGCAGCGGATCACCGATACCGATCCGCCGCTCTTCACCGGATTCCTGCGCGACATCAGCGAGCGAAAAGCTTCCGAAGCGCGCATCCTGCGCGTGAACCGCCTCTACCGCACGCTCTCGCACACCAGCGCGCTCATCGTGCGCGCCACCGACCGTGCGACGCTGCTGCACGGGATCTGCCGCATCGCACGCGAGCACGGCTTCATCGCGCCGTGGGTCGGGCTGCTCGACGAGCGCACCGGCACGCTCGAGCTCGCCGCGCACGACGAGGACGAGCCGCTCGCGCTGCCGCCGGTGTCGATACGCGCCGACGTGCCCGAAGGGCAGGGGCCGCGCAGCAGCGCGATGCGCGAAGCGCGCATCGTCATCTGTGACGACATCCGCGGCGATCCGGAATTCGCGCGCGGCCGCTCGCATTACGAGCGCTACGGCACGTGCTCGCTCGCCGCGCTGCCTCTGATGCTCTCGGGCCGGGTCATCGGCATCTTCAACCTCGAATCGTCGGTGCCGGGCTATTTCGACGAGGACATGACGCAGCTCCTGCGCGAGATGGTGAGCGAGCTCTCGTACGCGCTCGAGCGCCTGGAGCTGGAGGGAGCACACCAGCGCGCGCTCGAAGCGCTGCAGGAGAGCGAGGAGCGCTTCAGGCAGCTCGCGGAGAACATCCCGCAGATCTTCTGGCTGACCGACCCCACGCTCGAGCACGCGCTGTACGTGAGCCCGGCCAGCGAGATCCTGACCGGCAGGACCGGCGAGACCGCCCAGCAGCGCTACGACGCATGGATCGCGGCGATCCACGTCGACGACCGCGAGCGCGTGCTTCAGGCGCGGCGCGACGCCGCGGCGCTGGGCAGCTACGACGTCGAATACCGCATCGTCGATCCGGGCGGGGCTTCGCGCTGGGTGAGCGACCGTGCGTTCCCGATCCGCGGCGCGAACGGCGAAGTGGTGAGGATCGCGGGCATCGCGTCCGACATCACCGAATCGCGGCAGGCGCAGGAGCGCCTCGCGCATCTCGCGCATTACGACCAGCTCACCAATCTTCCGAACCGCGGCGTGTTCTACGAGCGCCTCACCCACGGCCTCGCGCAGGCGGCGCGACACCAGTGGACGGTCGGCGTGATGTTCATCGATCTCGACCGCTTCAAGACGGTGAACGACACGATGGGACACAGCATCGGCGACGCGCTCCTGCGTCAGATCGCCGCGCGTCTCACCGATTGCGTGCGCGGCGAGGACACGGTGAGCCGGCTCTCGGGCGACGAGTTCGCGATCGTGCTCGCGAGGCTCGCCGACGCCGGCGACGCGGGGCTCGTCGCGGAGAAAGTGCTGCAGCGGCTGCGCCAGCCTTTCGAGATCAACGGCACCGAGGTCGTCGTCTCCGCGAGCATCGGCATCACGCTCTTTCCCGGCGACGCCGGGAACGCGGACGTGCTCATGCGCAACGCCGACGTCGCGATGTACAACGCGAAGAGCAGGGGGCGCGACAACTACCAGTTCTACACCGCCGAGCTCAACGCACGCGCGCTCGCGCGCATGCAGCTCGAAGCGCGGCTGCGCGGCGCGCTCGAGCGCGACGAGTTCGTGCTGCACTTCCAGCCCAAGCTCCGGCTGGAATCGGGGCGCGTCTGCGGTTTCGAGGCGCTGCTGCGCTGGGCGCCCCTGGGCGAACGGCTGGTCTCGCCCGCCGAGTTCATCCCGGTCCTCGAGGAGACCGGGCTCATCTCCGCCGTCGGCGAGTGGGTCGTCGGCGCGGCGTGCCGCCAGATCCGCGCGTGGCGCGCTGCGGGCCTGACTCCGGTGCCGGTCGCGATCAATCTCTCGGCGCGGCAACTGCGCCGCCGGGGCTTTGCCGATCTCGTCGCGCGCGTGCTCGCCGAGCACGGGATCGAAGCGAGCCTGCTCGAAGTCGAGATCACCGAGAGCTCGCTGATGGAGAATCCGGAGGAGGCGCACGTGGTGCTCGAGCAGCTCAAGGCGCTCGGCACCACGCTCGCGATCGACGATTTCGGCACCGGCTATTCGAGTCTCGCGTATCTGAAGCGCTTTCCGTTCGACACCCTCAAGATCGACCGCTCCTTCGTTCGCGACATCCCGGGCGATCCGGACGACGCGATGATCGCGCGCACGATCATCGCGCTCGCGCACAGCCTGTCGCTCGAGGTCGTCGCCGAAGGCGTGGAGACCGAAGAGCAGCTCGGCTTCCTTCTGGCCCACCGCTGTGACAACGCCCAGGGTTTCCTTTTTGCGCCGGCGCTGGCCGGCGAGGCGACCACCGCGCTGCTCGCGCGCGACGAGCCGATGTACCAGCGCACCGCGCGGGTGGCCGTGGGGCAGGCGCCGTGCGTGCTCGTGCTCGACGACAGCATCGACGACCTCATCCTGGTGCAGCAGCTCCTGCAGCGCGACGGCTACCAGGTGCTGATCGCCACGACCGTGAAGGACGCGCTCGACGTGCTCGCTTCGCACAACGTCGTCGTGGTGATCTCCGACCATCACATGCCCGGCACCACCGGCGTCGAGTTCTTCAGCCGGGTCAAGCGCTCTCACGCCGATGTGGTGCGCATCATGCTGTCGGGCGTCGACGACCCGCAGACCATGGCCGCGGCGATCAACGAGGGGGCAGTGCACAAGTACTTCGTCAAAGGCCGGGACGAGGCGCTGCTGCGCGAGGCGATCCGCCGCGTGGTGCGCCGCAGCCAGCCTGCCTCAGGCGACGCCGCCGAGCCCGGCGATACCATATAG